A single Terriglobales bacterium DNA region contains:
- a CDS encoding cytochrome ubiquinol oxidase subunit I: MDTAYFVHRLHFGFLITFHYLFPQLTMGLSPLIVILKSIALRTGNQAYDNAARFWMKIFGINFVLGVVTGIPMEFQFGTNWARFSQMTGGVIGQTLVMEGVFSFFLESAFLGLFLFGEKRLTRVAHWWTGFMVFLGSWLSGFFIIVTDAWMQHPVAYTRLPDGSYQVSSFSGLLLNPWALLQYAHNMSGAVITGAFVMSAVGAFYLLNRRFEEYGRIFLRIGVTAGFVCSVLQVFPTGDLHGKYLAKHQPITTAAMEGLFRTEKGAPMVLIGQPDVEHQRIDNPLVVNKVLSFLVYGTTEAQVKGLDAFPREDWPTNIPLLYFSYHIMAGLGTIFIAVMSLAILQLWRRSLVETRWLLWVIMLCLPFPYIANTAGWLTAEVGRQPWLVYGLMRTNMGYSHNVSAGNGLFTLLGFMGLYALLGVFFLFLVHREIDHGPALHPNVESQPISVAGD, encoded by the coding sequence GTGGACACAGCGTACTTCGTACATCGCCTTCATTTCGGCTTCCTCATTACATTCCATTACCTGTTTCCCCAGCTAACCATGGGCCTTTCCCCGCTCATCGTCATTCTGAAGAGCATTGCGCTGAGAACCGGGAACCAGGCGTATGACAATGCAGCCCGCTTTTGGATGAAAATCTTCGGGATTAATTTCGTTCTGGGCGTGGTGACTGGCATTCCGATGGAGTTTCAGTTTGGGACCAACTGGGCCCGCTTTTCCCAGATGACAGGCGGCGTGATTGGGCAAACCCTGGTGATGGAAGGCGTCTTTTCATTCTTTCTCGAGTCGGCATTTCTCGGCTTGTTTTTGTTCGGAGAAAAGCGATTGACTCGCGTCGCGCATTGGTGGACTGGATTCATGGTCTTCCTCGGCTCCTGGCTATCGGGTTTCTTCATCATCGTTACCGACGCCTGGATGCAGCATCCCGTCGCCTACACACGCTTACCTGACGGTTCGTACCAAGTGAGCAGCTTTTCCGGTTTGCTGCTTAACCCTTGGGCTCTCTTGCAGTATGCACACAACATGAGCGGCGCCGTGATCACCGGTGCGTTCGTCATGTCCGCTGTGGGAGCCTTCTATCTGCTCAACCGGCGCTTCGAGGAATACGGGCGGATTTTCCTTCGGATCGGCGTGACTGCCGGGTTTGTTTGTTCGGTTCTCCAGGTCTTTCCCACGGGCGACCTTCACGGAAAGTATTTGGCCAAGCACCAGCCCATAACTACGGCTGCCATGGAGGGGCTTTTCCGAACTGAGAAGGGCGCGCCGATGGTGTTGATAGGCCAACCTGACGTGGAGCATCAGCGAATAGATAATCCCTTGGTCGTGAACAAAGTTCTGAGCTTTCTCGTGTACGGCACGACCGAAGCCCAAGTAAAAGGTTTGGATGCATTCCCACGGGAAGACTGGCCGACGAACATTCCGCTGCTCTATTTCAGCTATCACATCATGGCTGGGCTCGGGACTATTTTCATCGCCGTCATGAGTCTCGCGATCCTCCAGCTCTGGCGTAGAAGTCTTGTTGAAACGCGCTGGCTGCTATGGGTAATCATGTTGTGCCTGCCGTTTCCGTATATTGCGAACACTGCCGGATGGTTGACCGCGGAAGTAGGTCGTCAACCGTGGTTGGTATACGGTCTGATGCGTACCAATATGGGATACTCGCACAATGTTTCGGCTGGAAACGGCTTATTCACTTTGCTGGGCTTCATGGGACTCTACGCTCTTCTCGGGGTCTTCTTTCTTTTCCTGGTTCATCGTGAGATCGATCATGGGCCAGCTCTGCATCCCAATGTTGAATCTCAGCCAATCAGTGTGGCAGGAGACTAG
- the cydB gene encoding cytochrome d ubiquinol oxidase subunit II translates to MATVWYLLVAFMLATYVVLDGFDLGAGIAHLFVARTNDERRMVLRAIGPVWDGNEVWLLAAGGTLFFAFPLLYASSFSGFYLPLNMVLWLLILRGIGIEFRMHLDNSVWRDFFDGLFSLGSLFLAIFFGAALGNVIRGVPLAADHYFF, encoded by the coding sequence GTGGCAACGGTTTGGTACCTTCTCGTCGCATTCATGCTGGCCACTTACGTTGTGCTTGACGGGTTTGACCTCGGCGCCGGCATCGCGCATCTCTTCGTTGCTCGTACGAATGACGAGCGCAGGATGGTTCTGCGCGCCATCGGACCAGTATGGGACGGAAATGAAGTCTGGCTGCTTGCCGCCGGCGGAACTCTGTTCTTCGCGTTTCCATTGCTTTATGCCTCGAGCTTCAGCGGCTTCTACTTGCCTCTCAACATGGTGCTGTGGCTTCTGATCCTGCGGGGTATTGGCATCGAATTCCGCATGCATCTGGACAACAGCGTGTGGAGGGACTTCTTCGATGGACTTTTTTCCCTCGGCAGCCTTTTCCTGGCGATATTCTTCGGAGCAGCTTTGGGCAACGTGATTCGCGGTGTGCCGCTTGCCGCCGACCACTATTTTTTTTGA
- a CDS encoding cytochrome d ubiquinol oxidase subunit II: MPPTTIFFEPLWTNFLPGENAGVLDWYTVLTGVMALIALTIHGVNYVAVKTSGELAQRCQAAARKLWPLLLVLTIASCVATIVIRPRVLENYKAHPIGFLIPVIVAVSLAVMFTARRAGNDRRAFIASCAYLASMLGGAAFALYPSLLPSSNPNVEDITIYNAAAGSYSLTYGVIWWSIGMLIAIGYFVMVYRMFRGKVSLQSGEHGY; this comes from the coding sequence TTGCCGCCGACCACTATTTTTTTTGAGCCACTGTGGACCAACTTCCTGCCGGGCGAAAACGCGGGCGTGCTCGACTGGTACACGGTATTGACTGGAGTGATGGCCCTGATTGCGCTCACAATTCACGGTGTTAATTACGTAGCTGTGAAAACGAGTGGAGAACTCGCGCAACGTTGCCAAGCCGCGGCGCGCAAACTATGGCCATTGCTTCTTGTGCTGACGATAGCGAGCTGCGTGGCAACTATCGTGATTCGACCGCGAGTGCTTGAGAATTACAAAGCGCATCCAATCGGATTTCTCATTCCTGTCATCGTGGCCGTGAGCTTAGCGGTCATGTTCACAGCTCGCCGAGCCGGCAATGATCGCCGCGCTTTTATTGCCTCTTGCGCCTATCTGGCGAGCATGCTTGGAGGAGCCGCGTTTGCGCTGTATCCAAGCTTGCTGCCTTCCAGCAATCCCAACGTTGAGGACATCACCATCTACAACGCTGCCGCGGGTTCCTACTCGCTTACTTACGGCGTGATCTGGTGGTCGATCGGAATGCTCATCGCGATTGGATACTTCGTCATGGTTTACCGCATGTTCCGGGGCAAAGTCAGTTTGCAATCCGGCGAGCACGGATACTGA
- a CDS encoding M1 family aminopeptidase, whose amino-acid sequence MSLFRRTLAAAGAANCFTRLLVLAACVLAVSAPASAAERPRIQVNDYVIDADLAPKTHHITAKAKVKFTALDDISTAVFELNNALRVTRVTNEAGKVMPTERVTQDFTVRVSLPEGMSKGRSQTLTFDYEGVLDKADDSPVEGLKLASIGPDTTYLLYPARWFPMVGYNTNRFTATINVTVPAFFSVIGSASKPLQPRPASSGNKTVGFNWDTPSFPGTIIAGTFVETNDSNLKVYFKPNHKELARTYAETAAKELAFFSSIYGPISTANLSIVELPEDTIPSAWAPQVAAITTRAISEKVNYRLLANTLAHQWWGASVSPAAKDDFWITEGAARDSEVRYVQDAAGQAGFEEACKDMAVGALAYDNIPLSGVAKLDPFSPEFQSLVTDKGGMIFHMLRWQLRDAGYDRTMKSLAQQYAGKTVTTEQFRALAEQNAGQKLGAFFTQWLDGTGAPEFKNKYTTYRMGNNKGFRIVGQINQDLDLFRMPLEIRVDTDGKSEMKRIDVVGTESTYSVETFGKPRRIVLDPNNWVLKNSPDLRVRVAILRGQQLAQQGDLAEALKEYQKALDANHNSSLGHYRVAEVFFLQKNYQSAANAYREALSGDGEPKWTEVWSHIQLGKIFDITDQRERATNEYRQALQTNDNTQGALDEARRYLNQPYKRDRETVGQ is encoded by the coding sequence ATGAGTTTGTTTCGACGGACGCTCGCTGCGGCGGGCGCTGCCAATTGCTTTACTCGGCTGCTGGTTTTGGCAGCCTGCGTTCTGGCTGTTAGTGCACCTGCGAGCGCTGCCGAGCGGCCACGCATCCAGGTGAATGATTACGTGATCGATGCCGATCTGGCGCCGAAAACCCACCACATCACCGCCAAAGCCAAGGTGAAGTTCACCGCGCTGGACGACATCAGTACTGCGGTCTTCGAGCTTAACAACGCCCTGCGCGTGACTCGCGTTACCAACGAAGCCGGCAAAGTGATGCCGACGGAGCGCGTTACCCAGGACTTCACGGTGCGGGTTTCCCTGCCGGAGGGAATGAGCAAGGGCCGGTCTCAGACGCTGACCTTCGATTACGAAGGCGTGCTGGACAAGGCGGACGACAGTCCAGTGGAAGGGCTGAAGCTGGCATCGATCGGACCAGACACGACATACCTGCTTTATCCCGCGCGCTGGTTCCCGATGGTCGGCTACAACACGAACCGCTTTACCGCGACGATCAACGTTACAGTTCCAGCTTTCTTCTCTGTGATTGGCAGCGCATCGAAGCCGTTGCAGCCACGTCCAGCCTCCTCGGGCAACAAGACAGTCGGGTTTAATTGGGACACGCCGAGCTTCCCCGGCACGATCATCGCGGGAACGTTCGTCGAGACCAACGACAGCAACCTGAAGGTTTATTTCAAGCCGAATCACAAAGAGCTGGCACGAACCTACGCGGAGACCGCCGCCAAAGAACTGGCGTTCTTCTCCAGCATCTACGGTCCGATCTCCACCGCGAACCTAAGCATCGTCGAACTCCCGGAAGACACAATTCCGTCAGCCTGGGCTCCGCAAGTTGCAGCCATCACTACCAGAGCGATCAGCGAAAAAGTTAACTACCGCCTCCTGGCGAATACGCTTGCCCATCAATGGTGGGGCGCATCGGTGAGCCCAGCAGCTAAGGATGATTTCTGGATCACCGAAGGCGCAGCTCGAGACAGCGAAGTTCGCTATGTGCAGGACGCGGCCGGCCAAGCCGGTTTCGAGGAAGCCTGCAAAGACATGGCAGTCGGCGCGCTCGCCTACGACAACATTCCCCTTTCGGGAGTGGCGAAACTCGATCCGTTCTCGCCGGAATTTCAGTCCCTGGTTACGGACAAAGGCGGCATGATCTTCCACATGCTCCGCTGGCAGTTGCGCGATGCCGGCTATGACCGCACGATGAAGTCGCTTGCCCAACAGTACGCCGGAAAAACAGTCACTACAGAGCAATTCCGCGCACTGGCGGAGCAAAATGCCGGGCAAAAGCTGGGAGCATTCTTCACGCAGTGGCTCGATGGAACTGGGGCTCCTGAGTTCAAGAACAAATACACAACCTACCGCATGGGTAATAACAAAGGCTTCCGCATTGTCGGACAAATCAATCAGGACCTTGATCTGTTCCGCATGCCGCTCGAGATTCGCGTCGATACCGATGGCAAAAGCGAGATGAAACGCATCGACGTAGTCGGAACTGAGTCCACGTACTCGGTGGAAACCTTCGGCAAACCGCGGCGCATTGTGCTCGATCCCAATAACTGGGTCTTGAAGAACTCACCAGATCTGCGTGTGCGTGTCGCGATTCTGCGCGGACAGCAACTTGCGCAGCAGGGAGATTTGGCGGAGGCGCTGAAGGAATATCAGAAGGCACTCGACGCCAACCACAATAGTTCACTTGGGCACTATCGTGTCGCTGAGGTTTTCTTTTTACAGAAAAACTATCAGTCGGCCGCCAATGCGTATCGTGAAGCGCTGAGCGGAGATGGCGAACCGAAGTGGACGGAGGTCTGGAGCCACATTCAACTCGGCAAGATCTTCGACATTACCGATCAGCGTGAGCGCGCAACCAATGAATATCGCCAGGCACTTCAGACGAACGACAACACGCAAGGCGCTCTCGACGAGGCCCGAAGATATTTGAATCAGCCTTACAAGAGAGACCGGGAGACTGTTGGGCAATGA
- the lpxB gene encoding lipid-A-disaccharide synthase has translation MSSARRVLISAGEASGENYGAMLIPELRKLLGADTQFFGVGGERMRAAGCQTVVDSAKVAAVGITEVIKHIATIYREFFRTVSVARSRKPDVAVLIDFPDFNLRLAERLHGMGVPVVYFVSPQLWAWKQRRIWRVKKFVDRMLVIFPFEETYYRKRQVQAEYVGHPLADLPIPQVSREECARQFNLNPGKPWIALLPGSRKKEILLNLPVMLEAARTLGSEYEYVIPVASTLPREWMAQQIGSARVHLVDDARAALLHSQAAVVASGTATVEAALIGTPFLVVYRVSNLTYAIGRRLVKVKNYGMVNLIAGREIVPELIQSNFTPENVVRQIRRLLPEGEPRAEMVRNLGSVRSALRKVGDFGDQTAISRAAEAIAEAISPAQPVKEKAI, from the coding sequence GTGAGCAGCGCTCGGCGTGTCCTTATTTCCGCCGGTGAGGCTTCGGGCGAGAACTACGGCGCGATGTTGATCCCCGAATTACGGAAGCTACTCGGAGCAGACACGCAGTTTTTTGGTGTGGGTGGCGAGAGGATGCGGGCGGCCGGATGCCAGACCGTCGTTGATTCGGCGAAGGTGGCCGCTGTCGGCATCACCGAAGTTATTAAACATATTGCGACAATCTATCGCGAGTTCTTCCGCACGGTTTCTGTGGCACGCTCTCGCAAACCGGACGTTGCTGTCCTGATCGACTTCCCCGATTTCAACCTGCGACTCGCAGAAAGGCTGCACGGGATGGGCGTTCCCGTGGTGTATTTCGTCTCACCACAGCTATGGGCGTGGAAACAGCGCCGCATTTGGCGCGTGAAAAAGTTTGTCGACCGCATGCTGGTGATCTTTCCGTTTGAGGAAACCTATTACCGCAAGCGGCAGGTGCAGGCGGAGTATGTGGGGCATCCACTGGCAGACTTACCAATACCGCAAGTCTCCCGCGAGGAGTGTGCCCGGCAATTCAATCTCAATCCTGGAAAGCCGTGGATCGCGCTTCTCCCAGGGAGCAGAAAGAAAGAAATTCTGCTCAATCTGCCGGTCATGTTGGAAGCAGCCCGTACCCTGGGATCGGAATACGAATACGTCATTCCTGTCGCCAGCACCCTGCCACGTGAGTGGATGGCGCAACAGATAGGTTCGGCGCGTGTTCATCTAGTGGATGATGCCCGCGCTGCGCTTCTGCACTCTCAAGCTGCCGTGGTCGCCAGCGGCACGGCGACGGTGGAGGCGGCGCTGATTGGCACGCCGTTTCTGGTCGTTTACCGCGTTTCTAACCTCACCTACGCGATTGGGCGGCGTCTGGTGAAGGTGAAGAACTATGGCATGGTGAACCTGATCGCCGGACGCGAGATCGTCCCAGAATTAATTCAGTCGAATTTCACCCCTGAGAATGTTGTTCGGCAGATCCGGCGATTGCTTCCGGAGGGCGAGCCCCGGGCTGAGATGGTTCGCAACCTGGGAAGCGTGCGGAGTGCACTCAGAAAGGTTGGGGATTTCGGAGATCAGACGGCAATCTCCCGGGCGGCGGAAGCGATTGCTGAGGCGATTTCGCCCGCGCAACCTGTTAAGGAGAAGGCAATTTGA
- a CDS encoding TIGR02206 family membrane protein, giving the protein MQTNLHLFGPAHLSILISVPVCAVGLAWINHRRPTAATWIRFTLAAVLVLNGLWWCWYRFSVLHLRPPQGLPFELCDISLWLTVFALARLRQRTFELAYYWGLAGAGMAMLTPDLLAPLVSASSINFFVRHGGTVMAILYLLWSSQLRPHLRSWRFAFLALNLYGAAVALFDFLFGTNYLYLRNKPASASLLDAMGAWPLYILSADLLALVLFIVMAVPFRQKSRQAGLSQNERRL; this is encoded by the coding sequence ATGCAGACAAACCTGCATCTTTTCGGTCCGGCCCATCTGTCAATCCTCATTAGTGTGCCCGTTTGTGCGGTTGGGTTGGCTTGGATCAATCATCGCAGGCCCACGGCTGCGACGTGGATCCGTTTCACACTCGCCGCGGTCCTCGTGCTCAATGGGCTGTGGTGGTGCTGGTATCGATTCAGCGTCCTGCATCTGCGGCCACCGCAAGGCCTGCCATTCGAGCTGTGTGATATTTCGCTTTGGCTGACTGTCTTTGCATTGGCGCGGCTGCGCCAGCGGACCTTTGAACTGGCTTACTACTGGGGATTGGCGGGAGCAGGCATGGCCATGCTGACACCTGATCTGCTGGCGCCATTAGTGAGCGCATCCTCCATTAACTTCTTCGTGCGGCACGGCGGGACGGTCATGGCGATCTTGTATCTGCTTTGGAGTAGCCAGCTTCGCCCGCATCTACGCTCCTGGCGGTTCGCGTTTCTCGCGCTGAACCTCTATGGCGCTGCTGTGGCTCTCTTCGATTTCCTTTTCGGCACTAATTACCTCTATCTGCGTAACAAGCCCGCCTCCGCATCGCTGCTTGATGCGATGGGAGCCTGGCCACTCTACATTTTGAGCGCGGACTTGCTGGCCTTGGTTCTCTTCATCGTCATGGCTGTTCCGTTTAGGCAGAAAAGTCGCCAAGCCGGGCTTTCCCAAAACGAACGAAGGTTGTAA
- a CDS encoding di-heme oxidoredictase family protein, with translation MKALILFVTFFGSVIVADRSILQSNTQSNAESSASAPSEAPAGFDDQTIDSAFVTQAVHDADRTFFDEVEDIDKDGLGPLYNAQSCRECHQNPTSGGASQVVERRAGHRGPNGQFVSASVPINDGQEVIVGRTLINDRAICPNAANPDVQLQEHMPDAERIRTNRLSLNVLGDGFIEAVADQTLIDLGRKQCSTTNRKICGQALPVPIVEAPGKTGIGRFGWKDQHASLLSFAGDAYLNEMGITSTLFPDEVTSLCNPKTVTEPNSQADPKDGLADIDRFARFMRASKAPPRDEKLAATAAARNGSVLFEKIGCGICHVSTLVTAKAGTTINGGKLTVPDALGDKQFHPYSDFLLHDVGTGDGIAIAVVEHYRMSRRVAEAIASPSYSPSSVDRMVNCENFSFKAIQDAANKLRTPPLWGVRTHARLMHDGESLTMNDAILRHRGEARDVTKRFKRLSIKDKSDLLSFLSSL, from the coding sequence ATGAAGGCCTTGATTCTGTTCGTTACGTTTTTCGGCTCCGTGATCGTCGCAGATCGTTCCATTCTTCAATCCAATACACAATCTAACGCCGAATCCAGCGCGTCCGCCCCGTCCGAAGCGCCGGCTGGATTCGACGACCAGACCATCGATTCCGCTTTCGTGACGCAGGCTGTTCATGACGCCGATAGGACGTTCTTCGATGAGGTCGAAGATATCGACAAGGATGGTCTTGGCCCGTTGTACAACGCGCAGTCGTGTCGAGAGTGCCATCAGAATCCAACCTCAGGCGGCGCCAGCCAGGTGGTGGAACGGCGCGCAGGACACCGTGGTCCAAACGGTCAATTTGTAAGTGCGAGTGTCCCCATCAACGATGGTCAAGAGGTAATTGTTGGGCGAACCTTAATCAATGATCGAGCGATTTGCCCGAATGCCGCTAATCCGGATGTTCAGCTCCAGGAGCACATGCCTGATGCGGAGAGGATTCGCACGAACAGGCTTTCACTCAACGTCCTGGGTGACGGCTTCATCGAGGCCGTAGCCGATCAAACGTTAATCGATCTCGGCAGGAAACAGTGCAGCACCACGAATAGAAAGATTTGCGGACAGGCCCTGCCGGTGCCCATCGTGGAAGCTCCGGGAAAAACCGGCATTGGGCGCTTTGGATGGAAAGACCAGCACGCGAGTCTCTTGTCGTTTGCCGGCGACGCCTACCTCAATGAAATGGGGATTACAAGTACGCTGTTTCCCGATGAGGTGACGTCACTCTGCAATCCCAAAACGGTCACGGAACCGAATAGCCAAGCCGATCCAAAAGATGGCCTTGCGGACATCGATCGCTTCGCGCGATTCATGCGAGCGTCGAAGGCGCCGCCTCGAGACGAAAAGCTGGCAGCCACGGCTGCAGCTCGGAATGGCTCGGTGCTCTTCGAAAAGATTGGCTGCGGCATATGTCACGTGTCAACGCTCGTGACGGCTAAGGCGGGCACCACCATCAATGGAGGTAAACTCACGGTTCCCGACGCGCTGGGCGACAAGCAGTTTCATCCGTACTCAGACTTCCTGCTTCACGACGTTGGGACCGGCGATGGAATCGCGATTGCAGTCGTAGAGCACTATAGGATGTCCCGCAGAGTTGCCGAAGCCATTGCCAGTCCCAGCTACTCACCAAGCTCCGTTGACCGCATGGTGAACTGCGAAAACTTTTCCTTCAAAGCCATCCAGGATGCCGCAAACAAGCTCCGCACGCCTCCACTCTGGGGTGTACGCACCCATGCCCGGCTGATGCACGACGGTGAATCTCTCACTATGAATGACGCGATTTTGCGTCACCGGGGCGAAGCTCGAGATGTAACAAAAAGGTTCAAGCGTCTGTCGATCAAAGACAAATCGGATTTGCTTAGCTTCCTTAGTTCCTTATAA
- a CDS encoding YceI family protein: MPRLWNAVLILFAILGIPASIFPATSDEPGKPEAIQIEHATATFQVGTNMPGLFVKGKSEALQARVQIRRSPDGVTLEHIEAQLPVKTLATGIALRDQHMREHVFTTPDGQVPDMTFEGEGISCPGILPGHEGSCRVSGTLSIRGTARNFSVLLKIREAGSAPAFRAVGDGVVKLSDYGIEQPSQFGVKTENEIQFRIEFPETTATALTTQAGRQ; this comes from the coding sequence ATGCCAAGGTTGTGGAATGCGGTTCTGATCCTCTTCGCGATCCTTGGAATTCCGGCCTCGATCTTCCCGGCGACTTCCGATGAGCCGGGCAAGCCAGAGGCCATCCAGATCGAACACGCCACGGCGACTTTCCAAGTTGGGACGAATATGCCGGGCCTGTTCGTAAAAGGTAAGTCCGAGGCCCTGCAAGCCCGCGTCCAGATACGCCGCAGTCCCGACGGCGTGACACTGGAGCACATCGAGGCCCAGCTTCCCGTGAAGACGCTGGCCACGGGTATCGCGCTTCGCGATCAGCACATGCGCGAACACGTCTTCACCACTCCTGACGGTCAGGTTCCCGATATGACATTTGAAGGTGAAGGCATTTCTTGTCCTGGAATTTTGCCCGGTCACGAAGGAAGCTGCAGGGTTTCAGGTACGTTGAGCATCCGCGGTACCGCACGAAACTTCTCCGTCCTGCTGAAGATCCGCGAGGCCGGCAGCGCGCCGGCCTTCCGCGCAGTGGGCGATGGTGTTGTGAAACTCAGCGATTATGGTATCGAGCAACCCAGTCAATTCGGCGTAAAGACCGAAAACGAGATCCAGTTCCGAATTGAATTCCCCGAAACCACGGCGACAGCCCTCACGACCCAAGCTGGGCGACAGTAA
- a CDS encoding CHRD domain-containing protein: MKLRVFAVVVASALFTTSALAQEFSARLRGLSETPIVISGATGHAKVTISHDEKSIEYELTYSGLEGSVGTGKSVLFAHIHVGRPTVTGGVAVFFCGGGNTAATKVACPASAGPGTVTGTWTAADMTGPASQGVDPTNPNGEDSFARLVKAIKSGLTYANVHTSRSGGGEIRGQLKRDHDRDHDRDDDDD; this comes from the coding sequence ATGAAATTAAGAGTTTTCGCAGTTGTGGTGGCAAGTGCACTGTTTACAACGAGTGCCCTTGCGCAAGAGTTCAGCGCCAGACTAAGAGGTCTGAGTGAAACGCCAATCGTGATCAGCGGAGCCACTGGGCACGCGAAGGTAACGATTAGCCATGATGAAAAATCAATCGAATATGAATTGACCTACAGCGGGCTTGAGGGCAGCGTTGGCACAGGCAAAAGCGTCCTGTTCGCTCACATTCACGTAGGAAGACCGACCGTGACAGGCGGCGTGGCCGTGTTCTTTTGCGGTGGCGGGAACACCGCAGCGACTAAAGTTGCGTGCCCAGCATCAGCAGGGCCGGGAACGGTGACGGGAACCTGGACAGCGGCTGACATGACGGGCCCCGCATCGCAGGGTGTCGATCCCACGAATCCTAACGGAGAAGATTCTTTCGCGAGGCTCGTGAAAGCTATCAAGTCAGGACTCACTTATGCGAACGTGCACACCAGTCGCAGCGGTGGCGGCGAAATCCGTGGCCAGCTTAAGCGCGACCATGATCGTGATCATGACCGCGACGATGACGACGACTAA
- a CDS encoding Na+/H+ antiporter, giving the protein MQGGNIHAMEIVLLLLLLFVVAFGELARRLKTPYPIVLVVGGLLVSFIPGIPRIMLNPDVIFLVVLPPLLFSAAWLTSWREFSFNFVSIFLLAFGLVGFTVLGVAYAAPWFLPGFDWRMGLVLGAVVAPTDAIAAASIAKRIGLPKRVVDILEGESLVNDATALLALEFGIALLVGNRTSTVTSGFLRLTYLTVAGIAIGLVIGLVVDWIEHRIDDAPIEIALSILTPYVAYLSADSVRASGVLAVVACGLYLSHMSSHFFSPSVRLQVWAVWESLTFILNGFVFVLVGLQLPYVLNAIKDHTHRELLLYGALFTALLILLRLVWVFPGGSLGYLIRMHILHQNVRIPSPPQFVIVGWTGMRGVISLAAAIALPQMLGENHPFTQRNLIVFLAFYVILVTLVLQGLTLPVLIRALGLADDTRADSEEKEARRLILEAALVHLEEARAKDGSEFAEVYNDLAHHYRHRLAILSKEGGLENDSALLHHARSMDISRDMLRVERRTAVRLRNQRRISDEVLRELEHELDLSEARLSPGKPSDDYREPHHQ; this is encoded by the coding sequence ATGCAGGGCGGCAACATTCATGCGATGGAGATCGTACTCTTGCTACTGCTGCTCTTTGTCGTGGCCTTTGGCGAACTGGCGCGACGACTGAAGACTCCATATCCAATCGTGCTTGTCGTCGGGGGCCTGCTGGTGAGCTTTATTCCTGGAATTCCCAGGATAATGCTCAATCCGGACGTCATCTTTCTAGTTGTCCTGCCCCCGCTTCTTTTTTCGGCAGCGTGGCTTACGTCCTGGCGGGAGTTCTCCTTCAACTTTGTCAGCATCTTTCTCCTCGCCTTTGGATTAGTTGGCTTCACCGTGCTGGGCGTGGCCTACGCGGCGCCATGGTTCCTACCTGGATTCGACTGGCGGATGGGCCTGGTGCTTGGAGCCGTGGTGGCTCCCACCGACGCGATCGCTGCAGCTTCGATCGCCAAGCGCATCGGATTGCCGAAACGAGTAGTCGATATTCTCGAAGGCGAGAGCCTGGTAAATGACGCGACCGCACTCCTCGCGCTTGAGTTTGGCATCGCGTTGCTGGTCGGGAACCGAACTTCGACGGTAACGTCGGGCTTTCTGCGGCTTACTTACCTGACCGTTGCCGGTATCGCCATCGGATTAGTGATCGGCTTGGTAGTCGATTGGATCGAGCATCGCATCGACGATGCTCCTATCGAGATTGCTCTCAGCATCCTCACACCTTATGTGGCCTATCTGAGCGCCGATTCAGTTCGCGCTTCTGGCGTGTTGGCGGTGGTGGCATGCGGCCTCTACCTCAGCCACATGAGTTCGCACTTCTTTTCGCCGAGCGTGCGACTGCAGGTGTGGGCGGTTTGGGAATCGCTGACATTCATCTTGAACGGATTTGTCTTTGTCCTCGTAGGACTGCAGCTTCCCTATGTTCTCAACGCCATCAAAGACCACACGCATCGCGAACTTCTCCTGTACGGCGCTCTCTTCACGGCGCTCCTCATCTTGTTGCGATTGGTTTGGGTCTTTCCCGGCGGTTCGCTGGGGTATCTGATACGGATGCATATTCTTCATCAGAACGTGCGAATACCATCGCCGCCACAATTCGTGATTGTTGGCTGGACAGGTATGCGTGGCGTGATCTCTCTGGCAGCGGCGATTGCACTTCCACAGATGCTGGGAGAGAACCATCCATTTACGCAGCGAAACCTGATTGTCTTTCTGGCCTTCTACGTCATCCTGGTGACGCTGGTGTTACAGGGACTCACGTTGCCGGTGTTGATCCGGGCGCTCGGACTAGCAGACGATACCCGAGCGGATTCCGAAGAGAAAGAGGCGCGGCGACTGATTCTGGAAGCCGCCCTTGTGCACTTGGAAGAAGCCAGGGCCAAGGATGGTTCTGAATTTGCCGAAGTCTACAACGACCTTGCGCATCATTATCGGCATCGTTTGGCAATTCTGAGCAAGGAAGGGGGTCTCGAGAATGACTCCGCATTACTCCACCATGCGCGCTCGATGGATATCTCACGCGATATGCTTCGCGTGGAGCGGCGGACGGCGGTCCGACTGCGCAATCAACGCCGCATCAGCGACGAAGTGCTCCGCGAACTCGAGCACGAACTCGATTTGAGCGAGGCACGCTTATCGCCCGGCAAACCGTCAGATGATTACCGCGAGCCCCATCACCAATAG